The following are encoded together in the Onychostoma macrolepis isolate SWU-2019 chromosome 03, ASM1243209v1, whole genome shotgun sequence genome:
- the LOC131537954 gene encoding G-protein coupled receptor 183-A-like isoform X1, protein MLHEDRISFTAFSSSNFMESQLHYDTSFNTILRNNLPSSNLTTDSVNTTHSVSVFGGCEQMVSGIIFDLTMQSFNVIIGIPANILVLANLINTRNEPLTSDIFLGCLAFMDTYFGFMTIISFLNLYHWRSAMGWMALKFSYGVKDTSGPLFLSCVCLDRFIAVLFPIAFGQFKDIKYRIGLTIVILLLTFAYASAKTVGGLPNFEKVFTGEVLFAFTWMVVCNVAILWALKRSRGSGKDEMNPMKRKAFKIVLSILIIIISNYLPPVALFPFEDHYPHQVFSCYVQPVCFAFLNISSTIQPLTYLSRLEKVPFLPESCVKKLSCKEKEKPSKE, encoded by the coding sequence AATTTCATTCACCGCTTTCAGTTCCTCAAACTTCATGGAGAGTCAACTGCACTACGACACAAGTTTCAACACCATCCTCAGAAACAACCTGCCCTCCTCTAACCTGACAACTGATTCAGTCAACacgacacactctgtcagtgtGTTTGGAGGGTGTGAACAAATGGTGAGTGGTATCATTTTTGACCTAACTATGCAATCCTTTAATGTGATCATAGGAATACCAGCCAACATCCTGGTCCTCGCAAACCTAATTAACACCCGGAATGAACCTTTAACTTCCGACATCTTCCTGGGCTGCCTGGCTTTCATGGACACCTACTTTGGATTCATGACAATCATATCATTCCTCAATCTCTACCATTGGAGAAGTGCTATGGGTTGGATGGCTTTGAAGTTCTCCTATGGTGTGAAGGACACCAGTGGGCCGCTTTTCCTCTCCTGCGTCTGTCTGGATCGCTTTATAGCCGTTCTCTTCCCCATCGCATTCGGACAGTTCAAGGACATCAAATACAGGATCGGCCTGACCATCGTGATTCTGCTGCTCACTTTTGCTTATGCTTCGGCCAAAACTGTTGGTGGCCTCCCAAACTTTGAGAAGGTTTTCACTGGTGAGGTCTTGTTTGCTTTCACCTGGATGGTGGTGTGTAACGTGGCCATCCTCTGGGCCCTGAAACGCTCACGAGGTTCTGGTAAAGATGAGATGAATCCTATGAAAAGAAAGGCTTTTAAGATTGTGCTGTCTATCTTGATCATAATCATAAGCAACTATCTCCCTCCAGTGGCTCTGTTCCCCTTTGAAGACCATTATCCACATCAGGTCTTTAGTTGCTATGTGCAACCAGTATGTTTTGCCTTCTTAAACATCAGCAGCACTATCCAGCCTTTAACTTACTTGTCCCGCTTAGAGAAAGTACCATTCTTGCCTGAATCTTGTGTGAAGAAATTAAGCTGCAAGGAAAAAGAGAAGCCCTCAAAGGAATGA
- the LOC131537954 gene encoding G-protein coupled receptor 183-A-like isoform X2 translates to MESQLHYDTSFNTILRNNLPSSNLTTDSVNTTHSVSVFGGCEQMVSGIIFDLTMQSFNVIIGIPANILVLANLINTRNEPLTSDIFLGCLAFMDTYFGFMTIISFLNLYHWRSAMGWMALKFSYGVKDTSGPLFLSCVCLDRFIAVLFPIAFGQFKDIKYRIGLTIVILLLTFAYASAKTVGGLPNFEKVFTGEVLFAFTWMVVCNVAILWALKRSRGSGKDEMNPMKRKAFKIVLSILIIIISNYLPPVALFPFEDHYPHQVFSCYVQPVCFAFLNISSTIQPLTYLSRLEKVPFLPESCVKKLSCKEKEKPSKE, encoded by the coding sequence ATGGAGAGTCAACTGCACTACGACACAAGTTTCAACACCATCCTCAGAAACAACCTGCCCTCCTCTAACCTGACAACTGATTCAGTCAACacgacacactctgtcagtgtGTTTGGAGGGTGTGAACAAATGGTGAGTGGTATCATTTTTGACCTAACTATGCAATCCTTTAATGTGATCATAGGAATACCAGCCAACATCCTGGTCCTCGCAAACCTAATTAACACCCGGAATGAACCTTTAACTTCCGACATCTTCCTGGGCTGCCTGGCTTTCATGGACACCTACTTTGGATTCATGACAATCATATCATTCCTCAATCTCTACCATTGGAGAAGTGCTATGGGTTGGATGGCTTTGAAGTTCTCCTATGGTGTGAAGGACACCAGTGGGCCGCTTTTCCTCTCCTGCGTCTGTCTGGATCGCTTTATAGCCGTTCTCTTCCCCATCGCATTCGGACAGTTCAAGGACATCAAATACAGGATCGGCCTGACCATCGTGATTCTGCTGCTCACTTTTGCTTATGCTTCGGCCAAAACTGTTGGTGGCCTCCCAAACTTTGAGAAGGTTTTCACTGGTGAGGTCTTGTTTGCTTTCACCTGGATGGTGGTGTGTAACGTGGCCATCCTCTGGGCCCTGAAACGCTCACGAGGTTCTGGTAAAGATGAGATGAATCCTATGAAAAGAAAGGCTTTTAAGATTGTGCTGTCTATCTTGATCATAATCATAAGCAACTATCTCCCTCCAGTGGCTCTGTTCCCCTTTGAAGACCATTATCCACATCAGGTCTTTAGTTGCTATGTGCAACCAGTATGTTTTGCCTTCTTAAACATCAGCAGCACTATCCAGCCTTTAACTTACTTGTCCCGCTTAGAGAAAGTACCATTCTTGCCTGAATCTTGTGTGAAGAAATTAAGCTGCAAGGAAAAAGAGAAGCCCTCAAAGGAATGA